The Pararhizobium sp. IMCC21322 sequence CCAGCAACAGGGCCTGGCAACCGCCCATCTTGGCGATGCCCTGATCCGCATTGCCGGGAACGCAAGACGCCGATAAAACCCTGACGCGAGGGTCTGGTTTTCCAGCCTTTGCGCCGATATCCTGCCCAAAACCACGCTCATTCCGAAGGGAAATTGTATAGAAAGCCCAACTTCCGCTTCACAGATTTTGAGAAGGTAACCAGCCTCATCTTCAATTTATTCATAGCATTTGGGCATTCCATACAACGCCAATTTAAGTTCTCAATTGAGTCCAGACCCTAGAATAATACGCCATTTTATTGCAACAATTTGGTCCTAACTGCTTCGCAATACGCTGTTTTCTGACATACTTTGCAGCAACTCTTATTGATTGGATTATCTGCGCCTATGACCTTTGAACAAATGTTTCTGTTTGGTCTGTTCATCGCTGTCTTTGCCATGTTGATCTGGGGCAAATATCGCTATGATCTGGTGGCATTTTCCGCATTGGTGATAGCGCTCATTGTCGGCGTTGTGCCCTATAAGGAAGCGTTTTCGGGGTTTGGACACCCGGCCACAATCATCATAGCGCTGGTTCTGGTGGTGTCGCGCGGCCTCATCAATTCCGGCGCGATTGACGTCATCACACGGCAGCTTTTGGCAACCGAACGCCCGGTTGCGCAGCATATTGGTATTCTGGGTGTGGTCGGGGGTGTTATGTCCGCCTTCATCAACAATGTGGCAGCGCTGGCCATATTGATGCCGGTCGATATGCAGGCTGCAGGCAAGGCCAAACGCATTGTCGGCATTACGTTAATGCCCCTTGCCTTTGCCACCATACTGGGTGGCATGATCACGCTCATTGGCACACCACCGAACATCATCATTGCCGCCTATCGGGAAACAGCCACCGGCACACCATTTTCCATGTTTGATTTTGCCCCGGTCGGCATCGCCTGCACGATTGCAGGCATCAGTTTCATTGCTCTTGTCGGCTGGCGTTTAATCCCCATCGACAAATCGAAATCTGTAGATCCCTCCAGATTCAGTTCGCTGGACAATTATATTGCTGAACTCGTTGTCGGCGAAGACAACCCTGCCCTTGGCCAGATGGTGCGTGATCTCGATGCTCAGGCAGATGAGTTCGACGTTGTGATTATCGGTCTCGTCCGAAACGGTCGCAGACTGCCTGGCCGTGCCCGCACCAATGAAATCCGCAAGGGCGATATACTGGTGGTTGAGGCCCCTCCCGGGGCCATAGACAAATTCCGTTCCGCCCTGAAACTGTCCTTCATCGGCGAAGACCGTCACGCAAAAATCGCCTCCGAAGGCATGGCATTGATGGAAGTGGTGGTGCCCGATGACAGTCGCATCATTGGCCGCACCGCTATGAATGTCCGGTTGCTCTATCGCCAGAGCACCACGCTTCTGGGCGTCTCACGCAAAGGCAAGCGCTTTGTCGAACGCGTGCGGCATTTGCCCATTGAGTCTGGCGATGTTCTACTGTTGCTTGGTGCTTCCGAACACCTTCCAAGTGTCGCAAACTGGCTCGGCGTCCTGCCCTTGCGCGAACGCGGCCTCAATGTCACCCAACATAAGCAGGCAGGTCTGGCTGTGGGGCTGTTTGGCGCAGCTATTCTGCTGGCATCCTTCGGCGTGCTGCAACTGGCTGTCGCTCTGGCCGCAGTCGTCGTCCTTTATGTGATTCTGAAAATCGTGCCTATTTCCACGCTTTATGAGCAGATTGAATGGCCTGTCATCGTGCTGCTGGGGTCTATGATACCGCTCGGATCGGCCCTTGAATCGGCTGGCGGCACAGATTTGATCGCCAATGCCATTGTCTCGTTAACAGCACCCTACCCCATTGCCGTTGTTCTGACCGTTCTGATGGTCGTCACAATGACCCTGTCGGACCTTTTGAACAACACCGCGACGGCGGTGATTGCAGCGCCAATTGCCGTTAATATTGCAAACACACTCAATGTAAGCCCTGACCCGTTCCTGATGGCTGTTGCGGTTGCCGCATCCTGCGCGTTCCTGACCCCCATTGGCCACAAGAACAACACTTTGATCATGGGCCCCGGCGGCTATCGCTTTGGCGATTATTGGCGCATGGGCCTGCCATTGGAAATCATTGTCATTGTGGTGTCAGTGCCCACGATCCTGCTGGTCTGGCCACTGTAAAAGCCAGGGTCAGCTTCACCCTAGAAAGCTCAAGACACGTTGTTTCAAGTCCATCATGGTTTCTTTGTTTGTTGACTTTTCAATCACAGACAGCCTCAACATTGTCTTGCCTTTCCAGATCGTGGTTCGGACAAA is a genomic window containing:
- a CDS encoding SLC13 family permease, whose amino-acid sequence is MTFEQMFLFGLFIAVFAMLIWGKYRYDLVAFSALVIALIVGVVPYKEAFSGFGHPATIIIALVLVVSRGLINSGAIDVITRQLLATERPVAQHIGILGVVGGVMSAFINNVAALAILMPVDMQAAGKAKRIVGITLMPLAFATILGGMITLIGTPPNIIIAAYRETATGTPFSMFDFAPVGIACTIAGISFIALVGWRLIPIDKSKSVDPSRFSSLDNYIAELVVGEDNPALGQMVRDLDAQADEFDVVIIGLVRNGRRLPGRARTNEIRKGDILVVEAPPGAIDKFRSALKLSFIGEDRHAKIASEGMALMEVVVPDDSRIIGRTAMNVRLLYRQSTTLLGVSRKGKRFVERVRHLPIESGDVLLLLGASEHLPSVANWLGVLPLRERGLNVTQHKQAGLAVGLFGAAILLASFGVLQLAVALAAVVVLYVILKIVPISTLYEQIEWPVIVLLGSMIPLGSALESAGGTDLIANAIVSLTAPYPIAVVLTVLMVVTMTLSDLLNNTATAVIAAPIAVNIANTLNVSPDPFLMAVAVAASCAFLTPIGHKNNTLIMGPGGYRFGDYWRMGLPLEIIVIVVSVPTILLVWPL